CAGTTCCATAACTGAAACAGGTTCGGCAGTGTTTATTTCTCCGGGAGAGGACTGGATATTCATTTCCTGGCGTACTCTGACGCCGGGTATTGATGAAGCAATCCAGCCTTCCTGATAAGTTGCACTAATTATATCGAATGGCTTCTGTTTGCTGCATGACAGGCTAATGACATCTTTGTCATTTAAATCCTTATTCTTAGTATTGGGTTTCCGGAAGCATTTTCTCAAGTCTGGGCACGGATAAGATAAAACGAGTTGAGCGTACGTCCGATTCCACCTGCACTCTTCCGTGATGTGCTTCCACGATTGACTTCACAATCGCAAGTCCGATACCGCTGCCTTCTCCTTTTCGTTGTCTGGACGGATCCACCCGATAAAAACGGTCAAACAGCCTTGATAAATGCTCTTCAGGGATTGGTTTCCCCGGATTTTCAATCACAAGGTCAAAAAAGCTCTCCTGCTCTCTTATTGAGACGGTGATTGCCTGTCCCTCTGGGGTATAACGCAGGGCATTGGATAACAGATTATTGATCGCTCTTCTGAACATTTGTGGATCTCCCTCAACCAGGCAGGGCATCCCGTTAAATTTGAGCGTGATATTTCGTTCTTCGGCCCAGGCTTCGAAAAACTCGAAGACTTTCATGACTTCTGCTCTGAGGTCAAACCGAACCCTGTCAGGTATCAGCTGATTATTGTCCGCCTGCGCCAGGAACAGCATGTCGCTGACCATTTTTGTCATCCGGTTATACTCTTCAAGGCTGGAATAGAGGACATCCTCAAGTTCCTTCTGGGTTCGATCCTGACTCAGAGCGATTTCAGTCTGCGTCACCAGATTGGTGATGGGTGTTCTGATCTCGTGCGCGATATCGGCAGAGAAATTGGCCTGGCGGGTAAAAACATCCTCAATCTTTCCAATCATATGATTGAACGAGATAACCAACTGCTCCAGCTCAATGGGAACGCGTGTCGGTTCCAGCCGCGCATCAAGATTCTCGGAGGTGATGTTTTTAATGGCATTGCTGACATTACGAAGTGGCAGGTGCCCCTGACGGACAGCAATGCGAATGATCAGAATAATTAGCAGACTTATCACGACAGCGATCGCAATCAGATTTTTTTTCAGCGCATCGAGGTAATGGAGATGGAAATTAATGGAGAGGCCAGTCAGCATGACATAGTTCTGCTGTTTGCCCTGAAATATCGCCTGACCAGAGGAGGCGATAATTCTGTATGTTTCCATCTTCATTCCGGACCCGGTATCCATCGGTCTCGCAGGATCCTCCACCGTCCAGAGAAAGACATCACGTGCACGGCTATGCTCGCTAAAATCGGCTGAATTCACAGCAGAGCGTAAAGCAGCCCCCTGCACAGAGCTGTACAGCACCTCTCCCCGGGGATTAAGTAGCAAAAGAGCAACGTTACGGTAGCTGGCGATCGATTCCTTTATTTTGCTTATTTTCTTTTCATCCGGATCAACCGGAGACTGCAGAATACGGTTTAGTGTGGTGCTGATTTGTTGCAGATCGCTGACATCCTGCTCGGCAAAATGCTTATCAACAGAATGCAGCATAAACCAGGTGAAGGCGATAAAAGCCAGTATCGTGGACAGGCTGATAAAAAAGGTCAGCCGCAGAGCGAGTGAGAAAGGGCGCCTGGAAGGTTTGCTATGCATCCGGGACCTCCAGCATATAACCCACGCCCCGGACTGTCTGGATCAGCTTTGTCTCGTAATCGTTGTCTATTTTAGCGCGGAGTCGCTTTACGGCGACATCAATCGCGTTAGTGTCGCTGTCAAAATTCATGTCCCAGACCTGAGAGGCAATCAGGGAGCGGGGAAGAACTTCTCCCTGATGGCGAATGAAGAATTCCAGCAGGCTGAACTCTTTACTGGTGAGTACAATGCGGTTTCCGGCGCGACTGACTTTTCTGGATACGAGATCAATAGAGAGGTCAGCCACCTTAAACTGGCTTTCCGTGATCATCGTGTTTCCCCGCCTCAGAAGGGTTCTCACCCGGGCGAG
This sequence is a window from Enterobacter cloacae complex sp. ECNIH7. Protein-coding genes within it:
- the silR gene encoding copper/silver response regulator transcription factor SilR; the encoded protein is MKILIVEDEIKTGEYLSKGLTEAGFVVDHADNGLTGYHLAMTAEYDLVILDIMLPDVNGWDIIRMLRTAGKGMPVLLLTALGTIEHRVKGLELGADDYLVKPFAFAELLARVRTLLRRGNTMITESQFKVADLSIDLVSRKVSRAGNRIVLTSKEFSLLEFFIRHQGEVLPRSLIASQVWDMNFDSDTNAIDVAVKRLRAKIDNDYETKLIQTVRGVGYMLEVPDA
- the silS gene encoding copper/silver sensor histidine kinase SilS — its product is MHSKPSRRPFSLALRLTFFISLSTILAFIAFTWFMLHSVDKHFAEQDVSDLQQISTTLNRILQSPVDPDEKKISKIKESIASYRNVALLLLNPRGEVLYSSVQGAALRSAVNSADFSEHSRARDVFLWTVEDPARPMDTGSGMKMETYRIIASSGQAIFQGKQQNYVMLTGLSINFHLHYLDALKKNLIAIAVVISLLIILIIRIAVRQGHLPLRNVSNAIKNITSENLDARLEPTRVPIELEQLVISFNHMIGKIEDVFTRQANFSADIAHEIRTPITNLVTQTEIALSQDRTQKELEDVLYSSLEEYNRMTKMVSDMLFLAQADNNQLIPDRVRFDLRAEVMKVFEFFEAWAEERNITLKFNGMPCLVEGDPQMFRRAINNLLSNALRYTPEGQAITVSIREQESFFDLVIENPGKPIPEEHLSRLFDRFYRVDPSRQRKGEGSGIGLAIVKSIVEAHHGRVQVESDVRSTRFILSVPRLEKMLPETQY